One part of the Vanessa atalanta chromosome 4, ilVanAtal1.2, whole genome shotgun sequence genome encodes these proteins:
- the LOC125077979 gene encoding uncharacterized protein LOC125077979 — MGQVNALFLIASFTNIALKLALYGSTTTCIKIRKFASTALSDYFEDITRGRVQSGGHCVGSNSNAPNLGRPGFYITFTSHGPVRRVATRVELPDAYTVQGVGAKTAVRGGRMMREGSGTP, encoded by the exons ATGGGTCAAGTCAATGCTTTATTCTTAA TTGCCAGCTTCACTAACATCGCTTTAAAACTTGCACTTTATGGTTCAACAACCACATGTatcaaaataagaaaatttgcTAGTACGGCTCTTTCCGATTACTTCGAAGATATCACAAGAGGACGTGTGCAGTCAGGCGGGCACTGCGTGGGCTCTAATTCTAACGCTCCTAATTTGGGGCGTCCAG GATTCTATATCACTTTCACCAGTCACGGACCTGTTCGTCGAGTCGCTACGAGAGTCGAGCTCCCGGACGCGTATACAGTTCAGGGCGTTGGTGCCAAGACTGCGGTTCGCGGAGGTCGAATGATGCGCGAGGGCAGTGGAACACCGTAG
- the LOC125078003 gene encoding muscle LIM protein Mlp84B isoform X2, producing the protein MPFKPADNPKCPKCGKSVYAAEERVAGGLKWHKMCFKCGLCQKLLDSTNCTEHEGELYCKVCHARKFGPKGYGFGGGAGCLSMDTGDHLKGENAGGLRTNGACMESRVIAKAPPGEGCPRCGGCVYAAEQMLARGKGYHKRCFTCLTCSKGLDSMTHCDGPDKEIYCRVCYAKKFGPKGYGYGKGAGVLQSDPYANGDQAPKTTVIDTAAIQAPPGKGCPRCGGAVYAAEQVLAKGREWHRKCFKCHDCSKTLDSIIACDGPDNDVYCKTCYGKKWGPHGYGFACGSGFLQTDGLSEEEISANRPFYNPDTTSIKAPKGQGCPRCGGMVFAAEQQLAKGTMWHKKCFNCAECHRPLDSMLACDGPDKEIHCRSCYAKLFGPRGFGYGHAPTLVCTDSEPTVTYTEQLPFTGQKAAKGQGCPRCGFPVYAAEKMNSKNGTWHRRCFSCADCHRSLDSTNLCDGPNGEIYCRGCYGRNFGPKGVGFGLGAGTLTMA; encoded by the exons ATGCCTTTCAAACCCGCAGATAACCCTAAGTGTCCGAAATGCGGCAAGTCCGTATACGCGGCAGAAGAACGTGTCGCCGGCGGACTCAAATGGCACAAAATGTGCTTCAAATGCG GTCTTTGCCAGAAGTTGCTGGACTCCACCAACTGTACAGAACACGAAGGTGAACTTTACTGCAAAGTTTGCCACGCACGCAAATTTGGACCTAAAGGCTATGGCTTTGGTGGCGGTGCTGGCTGCCTGTCCATGGACACCGGAGATCATCTTAAAGGAGAGAACGC GGGAGGTCTCCGAACAAATGGAGCCTGCATGGAGTCTCGTGTTATAGCTAAAGCCCCACCAGGTGAAGGTTGCCCGCGCTGTGGCGGCTGTGTATATGCTGCGGAACAGATGCTAGCTCGTGGAAAG GGGTATCACAAGCGATGCTTCACATGCTTAACTTGCAGCAAGGGTCTTGACTCAATGACCCATTGTGATGGACCAGATAAAGAGATATATTGTCGAG TTTGCTACGCTAAAAAGTTCGGACCTAAAGGATATGGTTATGGAAAAGGAGCTGGAGTTTTGCAAAGCGACCCTTACGCCAACGG TGACCAGGCTCCAAAAACAACGGTGATTGACACTGCCGCAATCCAGGCGCCTCCTGGAAAAGGTTGCCCGCGATGTGGTGGAGCCGTCTATGCTGCAGAACAAGTTTTGGCTAAAGGTCGTGAGTGGCATCGCAAGTGTTTCAAATGCCACGACTGCTCTAAGACTTTGGATTCTATCATCGCATGTGACGGACCCGATAACGATGTTTACTGCAAAACCTGTTACGGAAAGAAATGGGGTCCGCACGGTTACGGTTTTGCTTGCGGTTCAGGATTCCTTCAAACTGACGGCTTAAG CGAGGAAGAAATTTCGGCTAACAGACCGTTTTACAATCCGGATACCACTTCCATTAAGGCACCTAAAGGTCAGGGTTGCCCAAGATGCGGTGGAATGGTGTTTGCAGCAGAACAACAATTGGCTAAGGGAACT ATGTGGCACAAAAAGTGCTTCAATTGCGCTGAATGTCATCGCCCATTGGACTCTATGCTGGCTTGCGATGGCCCTGACAAGGAGATCCATTGTCGCTCATGCTATGCAAAGCTCTTCGGACCCCGAGGCTTTGGTTACGGTCACGCACCTACACTTGTTTGTACTGATTCTGAACCAACCGTTACATA CACAGAACAGTTACCCTTCACTGGACAGAAGGCAGCTAAAGGTCAGGGATGCCCACGTTGTGGATTCCCTGTATATGCTGCAGAAAAAATGAATTCTAAGAATGGCACATGGCACAGACGATGCTTCTCATGTGCTGACTGCCACAGATctctt GATTCCACTAATTTGTGTGATGGGCCCAACGGTGAGATTTACTGCCGCGGATGCTACGGCCGAAACTTCGGACCAAAAGGCGTTGGCTTCGGTTTGGGTGCAGGCACATTGACCATGGCTTAA
- the LOC125078003 gene encoding muscle LIM protein Mlp84B isoform X1, with protein MPFKPADNPKCPKCGKSVYAAEERVAGGLKWHKMCFKCGLCQKLLDSTNCTEHEGELYCKVCHARKFGPKGYGFGGGAGCLSMDTGDHLKGENAGGLRTNGACMESRVIAKAPPGEGCPRCGGCVYAAEQMLARGKAWHRECFKCGDCQKRLDSTNCCEGPDKDIYCKVCYAKKFGPKGYGYGKGAGVLQSDPYANGDQAPKTTVIDTAAIQAPPGKGCPRCGGAVYAAEQVLAKGREWHRKCFKCHDCSKTLDSIIACDGPDNDVYCKTCYGKKWGPHGYGFACGSGFLQTDGLSEEEISANRPFYNPDTTSIKAPKGQGCPRCGGMVFAAEQQLAKGTMWHKKCFNCAECHRPLDSMLACDGPDKEIHCRSCYAKLFGPRGFGYGHAPTLVCTDSEPTVTYTEQLPFTGQKAAKGQGCPRCGFPVYAAEKMNSKNGTWHRRCFSCADCHRSLDSTNLCDGPNGEIYCRGCYGRNFGPKGVGFGLGAGTLTMA; from the exons ATGCCTTTCAAACCCGCAGATAACCCTAAGTGTCCGAAATGCGGCAAGTCCGTATACGCGGCAGAAGAACGTGTCGCCGGCGGACTCAAATGGCACAAAATGTGCTTCAAATGCG GTCTTTGCCAGAAGTTGCTGGACTCCACCAACTGTACAGAACACGAAGGTGAACTTTACTGCAAAGTTTGCCACGCACGCAAATTTGGACCTAAAGGCTATGGCTTTGGTGGCGGTGCTGGCTGCCTGTCCATGGACACCGGAGATCATCTTAAAGGAGAGAACGC GGGAGGTCTCCGAACAAATGGAGCCTGCATGGAGTCTCGTGTTATAGCTAAAGCCCCACCAGGTGAAGGTTGCCCGCGCTGTGGCGGCTGTGTATATGCTGCGGAACAGATGCTAGCTCGTGGAAAG GCGTGGCACAGGGAGTGCTTCAAATGCGGCGACTGCCAAAAGCGGCTGGACTCTACCAACTGTTGCGAAGGCCCTGACAAAGACATTTACTGCAAAG TTTGCTACGCTAAAAAGTTCGGACCTAAAGGATATGGTTATGGAAAAGGAGCTGGAGTTTTGCAAAGCGACCCTTACGCCAACGG TGACCAGGCTCCAAAAACAACGGTGATTGACACTGCCGCAATCCAGGCGCCTCCTGGAAAAGGTTGCCCGCGATGTGGTGGAGCCGTCTATGCTGCAGAACAAGTTTTGGCTAAAGGTCGTGAGTGGCATCGCAAGTGTTTCAAATGCCACGACTGCTCTAAGACTTTGGATTCTATCATCGCATGTGACGGACCCGATAACGATGTTTACTGCAAAACCTGTTACGGAAAGAAATGGGGTCCGCACGGTTACGGTTTTGCTTGCGGTTCAGGATTCCTTCAAACTGACGGCTTAAG CGAGGAAGAAATTTCGGCTAACAGACCGTTTTACAATCCGGATACCACTTCCATTAAGGCACCTAAAGGTCAGGGTTGCCCAAGATGCGGTGGAATGGTGTTTGCAGCAGAACAACAATTGGCTAAGGGAACT ATGTGGCACAAAAAGTGCTTCAATTGCGCTGAATGTCATCGCCCATTGGACTCTATGCTGGCTTGCGATGGCCCTGACAAGGAGATCCATTGTCGCTCATGCTATGCAAAGCTCTTCGGACCCCGAGGCTTTGGTTACGGTCACGCACCTACACTTGTTTGTACTGATTCTGAACCAACCGTTACATA CACAGAACAGTTACCCTTCACTGGACAGAAGGCAGCTAAAGGTCAGGGATGCCCACGTTGTGGATTCCCTGTATATGCTGCAGAAAAAATGAATTCTAAGAATGGCACATGGCACAGACGATGCTTCTCATGTGCTGACTGCCACAGATctctt GATTCCACTAATTTGTGTGATGGGCCCAACGGTGAGATTTACTGCCGCGGATGCTACGGCCGAAACTTCGGACCAAAAGGCGTTGGCTTCGGTTTGGGTGCAGGCACATTGACCATGGCTTAA
- the LOC125078003 gene encoding muscle LIM protein Mlp84B isoform X3, with amino-acid sequence MPFKPADNPKCPKCGKSVYAAEERVAGGLKWHKMCFKCGLCQKLLDSTNCTEHEGELYCKVCHARKFGPKGYGFGGGAGCLSMDTGDHLKGENAGGLRTNGACMESRVIAKAPPGEGCPRCGGCVYAAEQMLARGKAWHRECFKCGDCQKRLDSTNCCEGPDKDIYCKVCYAKKFGPKGYGYGKGAGVLQSDPYANGDQAPKTTVIDTAAIQAPPGKGCPRCGGAVYAAEQVLAKGREWHRKCFKCHDCSKTLDSIIACDGPDNDVYCKTCYGKKWGPHGYGFACGSGFLQTDGLSEEEISANRPFYNPDTTSIKAPKGQGCPRCGGMVFAAEQQLAKGTMWHKKCFNCAECHRPLDSMLACDGPDKEIHCRSCYAKLFGPRGFGYGHAPTLVCTDSEPTVT; translated from the exons ATGCCTTTCAAACCCGCAGATAACCCTAAGTGTCCGAAATGCGGCAAGTCCGTATACGCGGCAGAAGAACGTGTCGCCGGCGGACTCAAATGGCACAAAATGTGCTTCAAATGCG GTCTTTGCCAGAAGTTGCTGGACTCCACCAACTGTACAGAACACGAAGGTGAACTTTACTGCAAAGTTTGCCACGCACGCAAATTTGGACCTAAAGGCTATGGCTTTGGTGGCGGTGCTGGCTGCCTGTCCATGGACACCGGAGATCATCTTAAAGGAGAGAACGC GGGAGGTCTCCGAACAAATGGAGCCTGCATGGAGTCTCGTGTTATAGCTAAAGCCCCACCAGGTGAAGGTTGCCCGCGCTGTGGCGGCTGTGTATATGCTGCGGAACAGATGCTAGCTCGTGGAAAG GCGTGGCACAGGGAGTGCTTCAAATGCGGCGACTGCCAAAAGCGGCTGGACTCTACCAACTGTTGCGAAGGCCCTGACAAAGACATTTACTGCAAAG TTTGCTACGCTAAAAAGTTCGGACCTAAAGGATATGGTTATGGAAAAGGAGCTGGAGTTTTGCAAAGCGACCCTTACGCCAACGG TGACCAGGCTCCAAAAACAACGGTGATTGACACTGCCGCAATCCAGGCGCCTCCTGGAAAAGGTTGCCCGCGATGTGGTGGAGCCGTCTATGCTGCAGAACAAGTTTTGGCTAAAGGTCGTGAGTGGCATCGCAAGTGTTTCAAATGCCACGACTGCTCTAAGACTTTGGATTCTATCATCGCATGTGACGGACCCGATAACGATGTTTACTGCAAAACCTGTTACGGAAAGAAATGGGGTCCGCACGGTTACGGTTTTGCTTGCGGTTCAGGATTCCTTCAAACTGACGGCTTAAG CGAGGAAGAAATTTCGGCTAACAGACCGTTTTACAATCCGGATACCACTTCCATTAAGGCACCTAAAGGTCAGGGTTGCCCAAGATGCGGTGGAATGGTGTTTGCAGCAGAACAACAATTGGCTAAGGGAACT ATGTGGCACAAAAAGTGCTTCAATTGCGCTGAATGTCATCGCCCATTGGACTCTATGCTGGCTTGCGATGGCCCTGACAAGGAGATCCATTGTCGCTCATGCTATGCAAAGCTCTTCGGACCCCGAGGCTTTGGTTACGGTCACGCACCTACACTTGTTTGTACTGATTCTGAACCAACCGTTACATA G
- the LOC125078003 gene encoding muscle LIM protein 1 isoform X4: protein MPFKPADNPKCPKCGKSVYAAEERVAGGLKWHKMCFKCGLCQKLLDSTNCTEHEGELYCKVCHARKFGPKGYGFGGGAGCLSMDTGDHLKGENAGGLRTNGACMESRVIAKAPPGEGCPRCGGCVYAAEQMLARGKFATLKSSDLKDMVMEKELEFCKATLTPTVTRLQKQR from the exons ATGCCTTTCAAACCCGCAGATAACCCTAAGTGTCCGAAATGCGGCAAGTCCGTATACGCGGCAGAAGAACGTGTCGCCGGCGGACTCAAATGGCACAAAATGTGCTTCAAATGCG GTCTTTGCCAGAAGTTGCTGGACTCCACCAACTGTACAGAACACGAAGGTGAACTTTACTGCAAAGTTTGCCACGCACGCAAATTTGGACCTAAAGGCTATGGCTTTGGTGGCGGTGCTGGCTGCCTGTCCATGGACACCGGAGATCATCTTAAAGGAGAGAACGC GGGAGGTCTCCGAACAAATGGAGCCTGCATGGAGTCTCGTGTTATAGCTAAAGCCCCACCAGGTGAAGGTTGCCCGCGCTGTGGCGGCTGTGTATATGCTGCGGAACAGATGCTAGCTCGTGGAAAG TTTGCTACGCTAAAAAGTTCGGACCTAAAGGATATGGTTATGGAAAAGGAGCTGGAGTTTTGCAAAGCGACCCTTACGCCAACGG TGACCAGGCTCCAAAAACAACGGTGA
- the LOC125078003 gene encoding muscle LIM protein 1 isoform X5: protein MPFKPADNPKCPKCGKSVYAAEERVAGGLKWHKMCFKCGLCQKLLDSTNCTEHEGELYCKVCHARKFGPKGYGFGGGAGCLSMDTGDHLKGENAN from the exons ATGCCTTTCAAACCCGCAGATAACCCTAAGTGTCCGAAATGCGGCAAGTCCGTATACGCGGCAGAAGAACGTGTCGCCGGCGGACTCAAATGGCACAAAATGTGCTTCAAATGCG GTCTTTGCCAGAAGTTGCTGGACTCCACCAACTGTACAGAACACGAAGGTGAACTTTACTGCAAAGTTTGCCACGCACGCAAATTTGGACCTAAAGGCTATGGCTTTGGTGGCGGTGCTGGCTGCCTGTCCATGGACACCGGAGATCATCTTAAAGGAGAGAACGC GAATTGA
- the LOC125078004 gene encoding selenoprotein F, which yields MAAQKIAVAIVILTVYLADISLADFSTEDCASLGFIKANLLCSSCDQLKDFSLDQLVEHCKQCCHNDDSTPNEKKYARAILEVCTCKFPAYPQIQAFVKSDRPAKFPNLQIKYLRGLDPIIKLLDKDGIVRDTVAIEKWNTDSVEEFLNTHLVKEEEEDRGFLKTNLI from the coding sequence ATGGCAGCCCAAAAAATCGCAGTGGCAATCGTTATTTTAACAGTGTACTTGGCCGATATCAGCTTAGCAGACTTTTCCACAGAAGACTGTGCATCCCTTGGTTTCATAAAAGCAAATCTTTTATGTTCATCGTGCGACCAACTAAAGGACTTCAGCTTAGATCAGCTAGTCGAACATTGTAAGCAATGCTGTCATAATGATGATTCAACACCGAATGAAAAGAAATATGCACGCGCTATTCTAGAGGTTTGCACTTGCAAATTCCCAGCTTATCCTCAAATTCAAGCATTCGTTAAAAGTGACAGACCTGCTAAATTTCCGAATCTGCAAATTAAATACCTACGTGGCTTAGATCCAATAATTAAGCTTCTTGACAAAGATGGTATAGTCAGAGACACAGTGGCAATTGAAAAATGGAATACAGATTCAGTTGAAGAATTTTTAAACACACATCTTGTAAAAGAAGAGGAAGAAGATCGTGGGTTTTTGAAAactaatcttatataa